The sequence TTAATATGCAACCTACAAAGTTGCTCTAGTTAGAATCACTAAAAAATCGACTTTACTCTTACATATATGATACAATGTAGaattttcattcaatataattttttttctacttttattaaaacagatttctctttacataataaattaaatatataattacaggaCAAAACGTAGCGAATCTCATTTCCTATGTAAGATCCctcaataattatgttatataaatatgaatgtaaTATTCAAACAATAACCGGAATGTAGAATTGTTTTAACGAGGGttgattacaaatataatttatcttttatacatgttttgtatctattgcataaaaaagaaattgatcaagattaaaaaatatattttcattcaaaGTACAAGTGTTTTACTCGAAGTAAAGAAGTTTAGTTAAATGTGGCAAAACATTAAGGATTAAAAAACTAGaagattgatttaatttaaaaataaaaatagattcaatcatataatatattcttgaaatgcaaaaaagaaaaaaaatcgttggaaaaaatttttctgtaatatttttttattctaatatttttttaaagcactcgtctctttatacatataaatctgtACTATTTGAAACTCTATTGCTAACCAATTATGTTATAAGTGATATGATTGTGGTATTTGCATTACTATTAATACAATCTATAGATTTGAACTGCATTTCgctcataaatttttcattaatgtcataaatttgttttctaacaaatgtatttgttcatatatttacataacaaaaagatatattattcgcTTTCTTGCATTGCAAACGAACATTTGGCTATTACGAAATAGTCTAAGTTGTATGTGCAAACATATCGCGAGATCAAAGAGGCCGcccaaatttattgtttattttttactatatataatatatatatatatatatatatatatatatatatatatatatacatacatatatatatatatatatatatatatatatatatatatatatatatatatttatattgaatttgtgCTCTAAATGTAATGCTGTTTGTCGTTTATCGGCACACTAACGTAAACGATGCAACAGCTTTATGGACTATATTTCTTTCGTTCATAGTTCGTATCAGAAAATTGTGTGTACAATGCATTGCAGCACTATAAACGATTCGGTGGCTGGCCGAGATCCACCATCTCAGTGTCCTCTACGCTATTGGATCCTATCATATGCTGTCTATGCTGCTGTTGAAAATCTAACGATGGATGCAGATGAACATCCATCGTTTTAGGTGAAGAGAAACTGTGTAAACCAGCCGCTGCACCAAAACCAGTATTGTTCACCAGTGTCCTACGCGGGCTTCTAGCGTTTACGACTTTCGGTTGCGCATACATTTCTTCCAGGACACTCGGTGCCACGTACGTGAAACCCTGAAATATCATGTTTGCAGATTCACTTAGCGTACTCTCAACTGGTGAATCAACCGGCACGGTCGCTGTGAATTGCTCGTCAAATTGCGACGTATCGTCAGCGCTTTTCAAAGACGGTTTAAACGGCGGATCCAATTTCCGCGCGATTACGTCCTGCCAATTGATATGCTTGAAAAAGTTATGGTTCTTAATTTGCTCGGCATCTTCCAGACCGGAGCCTAATCTTTGAGCAACTTGTCTTTTCAAGAGTTTTCGTATTAGATCTCGGGCATCCGGTGTTAGATACTGTGGAAGACTTAGTTTTcctcgtaaaattttttcgatagtTTTCCTTCTATCATCACCAGTGAATGGCGGCATTCCAGTAAGCATGTCAAACATCAAAGCACCTAAACTCCACCAATCCACTGCTTTACCATGACCGCTCCGAGTTAAAATCTCTGGGGCCATGTACTCTATCGTTCCACAAAATGTGTGCGTCACTGTTCCTTCCTGTATATGTTCTTTGCAAAGACCAAAATCTGTCAACTTAACATGACCTTCAGCATCCAATAAAATGTTCTCTGGTTTCAAATCTCTGTATATAATTCCTTGATTGTGAAGATGTTGCAGCGCCAATataatttcagataaataGAAGCAGGCTGTGTCCTCTAAAAAAATACCTTCTCGATCAAGGTATGTGAAAAGTTCGCCACCGCATAGATATTCCaagatcaaatataatttgccaCCAGTTTGAAAAGCGTACATAAGATTCACAATAAATGGATGTTTTACAGCTTCCAAGATGTTTCTCTCAGCTTTAGTATGAGCGGTATCTTTCTGATTTCGTATAATGGATGCTTTACGCAGTACTTTCATAGCAAAGATACTGCCTTTATCTTTTCCAGTAACTTTTCTAACTTGAAAGACCTTCCCATACCCACCTTCTCCTAAGATCTTGCATAATTCAAAATCCTGTGGACCAGCTTTTTCTTGACCAGGATTTACATTCTGTTCAGACAACTGAACTCTCTCCAAATTTTCAGATctgcaaaataattcaataactcttttaatgacattcaataacattttaatgacaaaaaaaaaaacatttattctaaaatcatACAATCAAAATACTTACTCTAATATAGTGCTTACAGTCGCTGCATGATCATATTCCTcctaagaataaatatattatgttattatatatttatattatgtatcacTACCACTATGTCATGCATACATATagtacatacatgcatacatgccatacatgcatacatacatacatacatacatacatacatacatacatacatacatacatacatacatacatacatacatacatacatacatacatacatacatacatacatacatacatacatacatacatacatacatgcatacatacatacatacgtacatacatacacatacatacatacatacatacatgcatacatacatacatacatgctacatacatacatacatatacatatatatatatatatatataatatgtataaaaaaaacagaatcagaaatttaaaaatttcataaaaataaaaatttagatagaaTATTCAAACTACCATCAATGGCAATACTAATTTATCTACTCGTTTGTGTCAGAGTttcaattttcacattttaaatagtgagtatatattatgttataaatgtataaacaaaaacattaaGTTATCTTGAGAAATGCATGCATTTGTTATTGAACATTATTTTCGACCAAATTTATATCGTTTCATGCAAAATCGGTTCAAGGAGAGATTTGgagaagatatattttgcaagtcAGTGATTCAACATAtgactaaatattttcaataaaatttatcttataattaaattaaaattatcctaattaaattaaagaagttCAAGTTTGTATTGATAATCtaggataataatttaaaactttttgtataaaatttcaataaaataaattttttgaaaatgttagATGAATTTTTACCTCTCTGTTTTCGATTACATCGTCATCTGATTCATCTTGATTTGTGATATCTCCCTCGTGCAATTCAATGTCAAATACTCCTGCCATTCTCAGTTTGTCAAACTCAcatcagaaaattataatttagggAAGACGTTTAATTCGACAAGATGTTTTACTATAGGTAATGTTGTATGAGAATCTTTACATAAACTctatgtacacacatacatgtatgtatatatatatatatatatatatatatatatatatatatatatatatatacgattatcttaaaaattggaGCGTGTTTAAAAGAGGACTTAccttgaattataaaaatatgatgtgCGAGAAATCTCTTGTATTCAtcaagatttttcaaatacacAATCGCAGGAAGTGGAAAGACCAAGTTTTAACAAGATCCCTAAATTCACATATGTAATTGCAAATACACGCGTGAAAGTAACCTGTATTTGAGgttgatattaaattcgaCGTGACGTTccaatatagaaatatacaaGTTGGATGAGTTtacacatgtgtgtgtgtgtgtgtgtgtgtgtgtgtgaattttGGCAGTAATTGTCACATTAAATACTAGAGGGCAGCATGCGAAATTACTTTCATAGCATttttgaatacattttttgaatACACGGGTTTTAATCCATCGCACCCATGACAGATCAATTAATCACTATTTTACTATGAATTCAAGTCTTTTATTGACAGAGatgatgcaataatattaatgtcattAATCAACCTTGGGTCAACCTGCTTTATTCGAATACATTATTGGAGTGCTGTTTCACCcagacataatatttataaaatatgtacaaaatatttataataattatttgaatattttatgaatattcatcaaaatatttttgtgatcttagatcttagatatttaattgctatttaatagatcataaaaatttcatgataaatatcataaaaatatttacaaaatattttattatttaaatatttattttttacttaccataaatattataatatatttaatctatattttaataatatatcgaataaagtttttatttctttttaatatatacaaaatatgtataaaatatttatataatatttcaaaaaaaatagtaataaatatttataaatatttatcagaaatttatgtGCTGTTTGAGCATGACAAACTTTGGAACTTCGGAAAATGGAAtctcagaaaaataatagagtGGGGATCAACCAATCAGActtatttgaagaaatttaaacttatttaaaagGTTATAGAGATTCTTATATGCGTataaagaaaacttttattgttaataaatattgttcgttaagttttcattaatatataaatattcaattttttatcaatagttatttttcataaatagttattatcaagataaaaaattacgtgCTTGTCAAGCCGGAATTTTTGTGACTAGATTTcccataataataattatagaattttttaaattcaaaacatttatatataacatttacatattcttaccgttttataacaaaaaaaataattattattccaatgagcaagacaatatttttaaaactattttacaaaaatttttaaaaacattgtttGCTTATTGGGACAGtaaaaaatccataaaaaagagaaatttgaatggaattttatatagacACAGAAgataatgaagaaattttctaaattaaaagacGGTAAAATTAGAATAGCATTCCGTTTCTTCTTAAAATCGCTCCATAAAAAGTCGAAAAATCAGATTGGCAAATTTCTTCGAAATTCCGTTTTCCAAAATTCTGACTGTCATGAGACAACACCTTAATCTTTAAAGGTGTCTTTTCACACTGACGCTCGACGCTCATTTTTAATTCGTATGATGTTAGCTGACaactaacactttttttaaataattatgtgcgaaatcaattgtattttatttatagatgtagtgcatttatttttgtttgttagttcataattaatttttaattaattatttaattgtagaccATAAAACTAACCGAcatgtactataaaattacaaaaatagatgtgaaatcgattgtatttCGTTTATAGATGATTGCATCCAGAGTCTGGCCACGTAATAGCAACTTTTGATTGGTCCGCCATTTTTTGGCAACTCCTGCTGATGTTTGAATGGAAATGGCAAAATAACAGTAAATTgtcacaattaaaattaaaaatatacgtagtaaaaacaatatatacataagaatttttattgtacaagaAACGTGTAAAGAGACAGTTTgagtaagaaaataaaaggagataaaaaaaataaagaacaaaaattataataataatttattgtattaaaatatttatatttaaaaacattgtaaaatacataatatactatgtaataatagaaatatagaacatgtaatgataaacaaaacattttttaaaatttaataaattattgaaaaaacaagataaaggcacattaagaaaaaatattatgcatagcCATAGATTTGCTATCATACCTACATTTACTAAGCatggtatttttcttttcataaatatgtaaacgcaaaacaataaatcttctgataattttggaatataatttataacagttTAAAATGTGATCAACAGGAACATCGTTAAATTTAgatatgagaaataatttaaaatttatattacctatatctaaaaaatatttagaataatgttggaattattgcaaaaaggtGCAGCACACCCacccattttgcaaaattattcttcGAATATACTTCTGATCACAATTCAGCATTTTCCATATGTAGCCATATGTAGTAGCAGCAACACTGTCATGCGCATCGTTTAGAGTAAGATGGcatatatttctatctctctcgcaGAATTTTGCCAAAACTGCCGTGTTGATCAGATTCTGTTACAAGAACTCTAATTCCGTCTTACTATCAACGCGAGTTCTGATTGGCTACTGTTTTTTTGCTTTCTACTTTTCTGCCAAGGTGTGAATTCGCCCTTAGACTAGAGACGTGTTccgaaatttacttttattatcaaaaatctataatataaactatagattttcgaTATTTGCAGCGAATTTCGGAACACAATCTAAAAAGAACTTTGCTTGCAGGTTAGTTCAGATCAAATGATTATCTGTAACCTGCAACTACGGTCTTCTATAGAAGACCGTATCTGCAACACagaactaataattatttttatataaaattgtatttgcaaTTGTTTCAAGTGTGCATGAAGATGTTGTCATTTGGGTGTAAATTTAAAGCGACAAGCCTCActcaaaatttgtcaaaagcATTGAAACTTTTATCGACGCCCCATTCAAATGCCCCGGAACCAAAAAACAACGAGCCAAAACGTTAGCATCAATTATCTACTCTAATCTGTTGGAAACCAGAAAAAAGtcaattacatattttcatttttcagaatttcGCGTATTGGAACTTTACTCACAGAAGAGGACTATGCAAGAGAAgcgaaaaatgcgaaaaatatcCATACCACCACCGAGAGCTGTGGACATGCCTGTCGATCAGGATTGGCCATCAGTATGGCCAGGTGCTCGAACTTTTCACCCAGCCATAGTACCTCTGCCATTGCGTCAAGGATACGTAGAAAAAGGCGTGCCACCAAATAAATACGCCAATGCTGAACTCATGAAAATACCAAACTTCCTGCATCTAACACCACCAGCAATTCAGAGGCATTGCGAAGCGTTGAAACAATTTTGCACAAAGTGGCCTACAACTTTGGAAGATGAAGAAGAGTGTAGAAAACATTTTCCCATTGAAATTATAACATCCGATTACTGTTACTCTTCGCCAACCATTAGAGAGCC is a genomic window of Cataglyphis hispanica isolate Lineage 1 chromosome 5, ULB_Chis1_1.0, whole genome shotgun sequence containing:
- the LOC126850138 gene encoding ribosomal protein S6 kinase beta-1, whose product is MAGVFDIELHEGDITNQDESDDDVIENREEEYDHAATVSTILESENLERVQLSEQNVNPGQEKAGPQDFELCKILGEGGYGKVFQVRKVTGKDKGSIFAMKVLRKASIIRNQKDTAHTKAERNILEAVKHPFIVNLMYAFQTGGKLYLILEYLCGGELFTYLDREGIFLEDTACFYLSEIILALQHLHNQGIIYRDLKPENILLDAEGHVKLTDFGLCKEHIQEGTVTHTFCGTIEYMAPEILTRSGHGKAVDWWSLGALMFDMLTGMPPFTGDDRRKTIEKILRGKLSLPQYLTPDARDLIRKLLKRQVAQRLGSGLEDAEQIKNHNFFKHINWQDVIARKLDPPFKPSLKSADDTSQFDEQFTATVPVDSPVESTLSESANMIFQGFTYVAPSVLEEMYAQPKVVNARSPRRTLVNNTGFGAAAGLHSFSSPKTMDVHLHPSLDFQQQHRQHMIGSNSVEDTEMVDLGQPPNRL
- the LOC126850145 gene encoding 28S ribosomal protein S35, mitochondrial, which codes for MKMLSFGCKFKATSLTQNLSKALKLLSTPHSNAPEPKNNEPKQFRVLELYSQKRTMQEKRKMRKISIPPPRAVDMPVDQDWPSVWPGARTFHPAIVPLPLRQGYVEKGVPPNKYANAELMKIPNFLHLTPPAIQRHCEALKQFCTKWPTTLEDEEECRKHFPIEIITSDYCYSSPTIREPLARIVNLQVKLSLLHLDTHAKDKLLRLLGNKYNPETDIITITTDRCPTKKQNLEYARYLLTAVYHESWRVEAWEAEKSIADMEYFDWETSQSRTSLVTLYAWPITPTDYDYETIPHAIEYKIAVSDLINNGEDQYSVNKYKEAVKNLLSLKCDNKG